Proteins encoded in a region of the Anoxybacillus amylolyticus genome:
- the yumC gene encoding ferredoxin--NADP reductase 2, with product MKEDQKVYDITIIGGGPVGLFTAFYGGMRQASVKIIESLPQLGGQLSALYPEKYIYDVAGFPKIRAQELINNLKEQMAKFNPTVCLEQSVEKLEKQDNGIFKLTTNKEVHYSKTVIITAGNGAFQPRRLELDSAAQYEGKNLHYFVDDLNKFAGQKVLVCGGGDSAVDWALMLEPIAKKVTIVHRRDKFRAHEHSVENLMKSKVDVKTPFVPVELIGDENGIQKVVLESAKDGARETIEVDAVVVNYGFVSSLGPIKEWGLDIEKNSIKVNSKMETNIPGVYAAGDICTYEGKVKLIACGFGEAPTAVNNAKAYIDPSAKVQPLHSSSMF from the coding sequence ATGAAAGAAGACCAAAAAGTGTATGACATTACGATTATTGGTGGCGGCCCAGTTGGGTTGTTTACCGCATTTTACGGGGGGATGCGCCAAGCAAGCGTAAAAATTATTGAAAGCCTTCCACAGCTCGGCGGTCAGCTGTCGGCGCTTTATCCAGAAAAATACATATATGATGTCGCAGGATTTCCGAAAATTCGGGCACAAGAACTAATTAATAATTTAAAGGAACAAATGGCAAAATTTAACCCGACCGTTTGTCTTGAACAGTCGGTTGAAAAGCTAGAAAAACAGGATAACGGTATTTTCAAGCTCACGACTAATAAAGAGGTACACTATTCGAAGACAGTCATCATTACTGCTGGAAACGGGGCGTTCCAACCTCGTCGCCTAGAGTTAGACAGCGCTGCACAATACGAAGGGAAAAACCTCCATTACTTTGTAGACGATTTAAACAAATTTGCTGGGCAAAAGGTACTTGTTTGCGGCGGCGGCGACTCCGCGGTTGACTGGGCATTAATGTTAGAACCAATTGCAAAAAAAGTAACAATCGTACATCGTCGCGACAAATTCCGCGCCCATGAACATAGCGTGGAAAATCTAATGAAATCGAAAGTCGACGTAAAAACGCCATTTGTCCCTGTTGAATTAATCGGCGACGAAAACGGCATTCAAAAAGTCGTGCTTGAAAGCGCGAAAGATGGAGCGCGTGAAACGATTGAGGTTGATGCAGTCGTTGTCAACTATGGCTTTGTTTCTTCGCTTGGTCCGATTAAAGAATGGGGACTTGACATTGAGAAAAACTCGATTAAAGTGAACTCAAAAATGGAAACAAACATTCCTGGGGTATATGCGGCCGGGGATATTTGCACGTATGAAGGAAAAGTAAAATTAATTGCGTGCGGTTTTGGAGAAGCGCCAACCGCCGTCAATAACGCGAAAGCATATATTGACCCTAGCGCAAAAGTGCAACCGCTTCATTCTTCGTCGATGTTTTAA
- a CDS encoding LapA family protein, with the protein MKMQWNLLFAMLFALVVAIFAVANVNAVSVNYLFGKTEWPLILIILGSTAMGGLIVASFGFFRIFQLQRQIKVLAKEKKELQEKMDTMEKRDSVDVENEK; encoded by the coding sequence ATGAAAATGCAATGGAACTTATTATTTGCGATGTTATTTGCACTCGTTGTCGCTATTTTTGCCGTAGCTAATGTGAATGCGGTTTCTGTTAATTATTTGTTTGGAAAAACAGAATGGCCATTGATTCTAATCATTCTAGGCTCGACAGCAATGGGAGGACTTATTGTGGCTTCGTTCGGCTTTTTTCGGATATTTCAATTGCAACGGCAAATAAAAGTACTGGCAAAAGAAAAGAAAGAGCTGCAGGAAAAAATGGATACAATGGAGAAAAGGGATAGTGTGGATGTGGAAAATGAAAAATGA
- a CDS encoding 3D domain-containing protein, with amino-acid sequence MSFVRRLCMTILFVCALFTTFQSISGVEARTIIDWMDDSPFSLFQRSYYFANYFNIDYTAADDQWIQYEEREQPQISSEVAKNDTVRLEEAFDWSQYPSTTVVATGYTAGVESTGKSPSHPAYGITYSGVRVKRDLYSTIAADLNVFPIGTILFIPGYGYGVVADKGGAIKGNRIDLYYDTVDDVYKYWGKKTVEVYVVKKGDGKLSEDELKKLNEDETMQVFRQQYVQSKS; translated from the coding sequence ATGAGTTTTGTACGAAGGTTATGCATGACAATCTTATTTGTGTGCGCGCTCTTTACAACATTCCAATCCATTTCTGGGGTAGAGGCGCGTACCATCATTGATTGGATGGACGATTCACCGTTTTCTCTTTTTCAACGCAGCTATTATTTTGCTAATTATTTTAATATAGACTACACCGCAGCTGATGACCAATGGATTCAATACGAGGAACGGGAACAGCCGCAAATTTCATCAGAGGTAGCAAAAAATGATACGGTACGTTTGGAGGAGGCGTTTGATTGGTCACAATATCCATCCACGACCGTTGTCGCTACTGGCTATACAGCTGGGGTAGAATCCACAGGAAAGTCGCCAAGCCATCCAGCATATGGAATTACGTACTCAGGAGTGCGCGTAAAGCGAGACTTATATTCAACGATCGCTGCCGATTTAAATGTGTTTCCAATCGGTACAATTTTGTTTATTCCGGGCTATGGGTATGGGGTGGTGGCGGACAAAGGTGGCGCAATTAAAGGAAACCGCATCGATTTGTACTATGATACTGTAGACGATGTTTATAAGTATTGGGGCAAAAAAACGGTCGAAGTGTATGTCGTGAAAAAAGGTGACGGGAAACTGTCAGAAGATGAATTGAAAAAGTTGAACGAAGATGAAACGATGCAAGTATTTCGCCAACAATACGTACAATCGAAAAGCTAG
- a CDS encoding CAP domain-containing protein — protein MFKKATTVLLASALATGLVACNKMGMERNDNGQKQNISALRTSIPSSQYPHTRAILIQDAKYDFIPISPQQAGQWQAQLQPQWEQPTFPYYSMPRQAQQAPKLATPTQPQQTRTATGVSQFAQQVIDLTNKERARAGLPALKADGQLSAVAQKKSEDMQQKHYFSHTSPTYGSPFDMMRDFGITYRTAGENIAQGQRTPQEVVTAWMNSPGHRANILNRQFTHIGVGFESGGNHWTQMFIGK, from the coding sequence TTGTTTAAAAAAGCAACGACGGTTTTGCTTGCTTCCGCGCTAGCAACTGGGCTAGTTGCCTGCAACAAAATGGGAATGGAGCGTAACGATAATGGGCAAAAACAAAATATTTCTGCGTTGCGCACCTCTATCCCAAGCAGCCAATATCCACATACGAGGGCAATATTAATCCAAGACGCAAAATACGACTTTATCCCGATCAGCCCTCAACAAGCGGGGCAATGGCAGGCACAGCTTCAGCCGCAATGGGAGCAACCAACGTTTCCATATTATTCTATGCCAAGACAGGCACAGCAAGCGCCGAAACTAGCTACTCCGACTCAGCCACAACAGACGCGAACGGCAACTGGAGTTAGCCAATTTGCACAACAAGTTATTGATTTGACAAATAAAGAGCGGGCGCGCGCTGGGCTTCCTGCGCTAAAAGCGGATGGGCAACTGAGCGCTGTTGCTCAGAAAAAGTCGGAAGATATGCAACAAAAGCATTATTTTTCACACACTAGCCCAACGTACGGGTCACCGTTTGATATGATGCGCGACTTCGGGATTACGTATCGAACCGCCGGTGAAAACATTGCCCAAGGGCAACGTACCCCGCAAGAAGTCGTAACCGCTTGGATGAACAGTCCAGGGCATCGTGCCAATATTTTAAACCGTCAGTTTACCCACATCGGGGTCGGATTTGAAAGCGGAGGAAACCACTGGACACAAATGTTTATCGGAAAATAA
- a CDS encoding YuiA family protein: MKRKEQTVCPYCAGNGYVQLLLGGSETCYCCAGKGETKNNE, translated from the coding sequence ATGAAACGCAAAGAACAAACAGTATGCCCATATTGTGCAGGGAATGGTTATGTGCAACTTTTGTTAGGTGGTTCGGAAACATGTTATTGCTGTGCAGGGAAAGGAGAAACAAAAAACAACGAATGA
- a CDS encoding YuiB family protein, translated as MEMSIPVLLISMLLFFVLFFGIGFLLNMILRMSWLPAILSPVVFIFIIDDVKLSAYFTAPSASFAALKHKILTLAPADVMILSSGLIGAILSGVAIRILRAKGYQMF; from the coding sequence ATGGAAATGAGTATACCTGTTTTACTCATTTCGATGTTGTTATTTTTTGTTTTGTTTTTTGGTATTGGCTTTCTACTAAACATGATTTTACGAATGTCGTGGTTGCCAGCCATTTTAAGTCCGGTTGTTTTTATTTTTATTATTGATGATGTTAAGTTATCGGCGTATTTTACCGCACCAAGCGCGTCGTTTGCAGCGTTAAAACATAAAATTTTGACATTAGCACCTGCAGATGTCATGATCCTCAGCAGCGGGCTAATTGGAGCAATTTTGTCCGGTGTTGCCATTCGAATATTGCGAGCGAAAGGATATCAAATGTTCTAA
- a CDS encoding NAD(P)/FAD-dependent oxidoreductase, which yields MIHLKKPNVVILGAGYGGLMTTVRLQKLVGVNEADITLVNKYDYHYETTWLHEASAGTLHHDRVRYPITDVIDRNKVQFVQDTVVKIIPQEQRVLLEKGELSYDYLVVALGFESETFGIKGLKEYAFSIANINAARQIREHIEYQFATYNTEIEKREERLTIVVGGAGFTGIEFLGELVNRVPELCREYDIDPKKVRIICVEAAPTALPGFDPELVEYAVGVLERKGVEFRIGTAIKECTPEGIVVAKGDETEEIKAGTVVWAAGVRGSYVIDESGFEAMRGRVKVDPFLRAPGYDNVFIVGDCSLMINEETNRPYPPTAQIAMQQGELCAKNLAVLIRQQGELQPFKPDIKGTVCSLGHDDAIGVVFGKKMWGSKASFMKKMVDNRALFLIGGPSLVVKKGKFNIF from the coding sequence GTGATTCATTTGAAAAAGCCAAATGTCGTTATTTTAGGTGCAGGTTATGGAGGTTTAATGACAACGGTTCGCTTGCAAAAATTGGTTGGGGTAAATGAAGCGGACATTACGCTGGTGAACAAATACGATTATCATTATGAAACAACATGGCTTCATGAAGCATCGGCAGGAACGCTTCATCATGACCGTGTGCGTTATCCAATTACCGATGTAATTGACCGTAACAAAGTACAGTTTGTGCAAGATACGGTAGTGAAAATCATCCCACAAGAACAACGCGTTCTTTTAGAAAAAGGTGAGCTTTCGTACGACTACCTAGTCGTTGCACTCGGATTTGAATCCGAAACGTTCGGCATTAAAGGACTAAAAGAGTATGCATTTTCTATCGCGAATATTAATGCTGCCCGCCAAATTCGCGAACATATTGAATACCAATTTGCAACGTACAATACAGAAATCGAAAAGCGGGAAGAGCGTTTGACAATTGTTGTTGGTGGTGCAGGGTTTACTGGTATTGAGTTTCTTGGTGAGTTAGTGAATCGTGTACCAGAACTTTGCCGCGAATACGATATCGACCCGAAAAAAGTGCGCATCATCTGTGTAGAAGCAGCACCGACTGCGCTTCCTGGCTTCGACCCAGAGCTTGTCGAATACGCGGTTGGTGTGCTTGAGCGCAAAGGAGTCGAGTTCCGCATCGGAACAGCGATTAAAGAATGCACGCCGGAAGGCATTGTTGTTGCAAAAGGTGACGAAACAGAAGAAATTAAAGCAGGTACGGTGGTATGGGCAGCTGGTGTGCGCGGAAGCTATGTCATTGATGAATCTGGATTTGAAGCGATGCGCGGTCGCGTGAAAGTTGATCCGTTCTTACGTGCTCCTGGATATGACAACGTCTTTATTGTCGGGGACTGTTCGTTAATGATTAATGAAGAAACAAACCGACCATATCCGCCGACGGCGCAAATTGCAATGCAACAAGGTGAATTGTGCGCGAAAAACCTTGCTGTTTTAATTCGCCAGCAAGGCGAATTGCAGCCATTTAAGCCAGACATTAAAGGAACGGTATGCTCACTTGGTCACGATGATGCAATCGGTGTTGTTTTTGGAAAGAAAATGTGGGGTTCGAAAGCAAGCTTCATGAAAAAAATGGTTGACAACCGCGCGCTTTTCTTGATTGGTGGACCGTCGCTTGTTGTGAAAAAAGGAAAATTCAATATTTTCTAA
- a CDS encoding cobalamin-binding protein gives MKLISLCPSNTELIAYLGKTDWLIAVDNYSDWPASVHSLPRVGPDLQIDMERVEALNPDLVLASLSVPGMERNIEELKKRNIPHLIFHPHSLKEIAADLLRLGEVLGQKECAKAVVKRYQDVIAQYTQLAKKIEQPPTIYWEWWPKPVFTPGKTNWLSEISELAGGRNLFADIEQANVQTDWEEVSRRKPEHIALVWVGVQSEKIDRSLVKKRPGWNKLEAVQSNCIYVLEEGLFCRPSPRLLLGLKKLASLLHPDIFPTYDEVDPVLQK, from the coding sequence TTGAAGCTTATTTCTCTTTGTCCAAGCAATACCGAACTGATTGCTTATTTAGGAAAAACGGACTGGTTAATTGCCGTAGATAATTATTCTGATTGGCCAGCATCTGTCCATTCCCTTCCACGCGTCGGACCAGATTTGCAAATTGACATGGAGCGTGTCGAGGCGTTGAATCCCGATCTTGTTCTCGCCTCATTAAGCGTTCCTGGCATGGAACGAAACATCGAAGAATTGAAAAAACGAAACATTCCACATCTTATTTTTCATCCACATTCGTTAAAAGAGATTGCAGCGGACTTGCTTCGGTTAGGAGAAGTGCTCGGACAAAAAGAGTGCGCCAAAGCAGTAGTCAAGCGATATCAAGATGTCATCGCTCAATATACGCAACTCGCCAAAAAAATAGAACAACCGCCAACGATTTATTGGGAATGGTGGCCAAAGCCGGTCTTTACGCCTGGAAAAACAAATTGGCTCAGCGAAATAAGCGAATTAGCTGGCGGACGCAATTTATTTGCGGATATCGAACAAGCAAATGTACAAACCGACTGGGAAGAAGTAAGTAGGCGAAAGCCAGAGCATATCGCGCTTGTTTGGGTTGGCGTGCAAAGCGAAAAAATCGACCGATCTCTCGTAAAAAAACGACCGGGATGGAACAAACTTGAAGCCGTTCAATCTAACTGCATTTACGTACTCGAAGAAGGGCTTTTTTGCCGACCGTCACCACGGTTATTACTTGGTTTAAAAAAACTGGCGTCATTGTTGCATCCCGACATTTTTCCAACCTACGACGAAGTGGACCCTGTTTTGCAAAAATAA
- a CDS encoding DUF309 domain-containing protein, whose product MYPMEYYEFFVKFNEGDYYTCHDLLEEIWMTDKANFFIKGLLQMTVALYHYSYGNVKGARWMMQAAEEYLQPYRPFYWGVRVDEVCVFIQRCLAAMPTDIDRVDSSALNELPPLPTLVLFLYD is encoded by the coding sequence ATGTATCCGATGGAGTATTACGAGTTCTTTGTGAAGTTCAATGAAGGAGATTACTATACGTGTCATGATTTGTTAGAAGAAATTTGGATGACAGATAAAGCGAATTTTTTTATTAAAGGGTTGTTGCAAATGACGGTCGCGCTCTATCATTATAGCTATGGAAATGTGAAAGGGGCGCGGTGGATGATGCAGGCGGCAGAGGAGTATTTACAACCATATCGTCCGTTTTACTGGGGTGTTCGTGTAGATGAGGTATGCGTATTTATTCAACGTTGTTTAGCAGCTATGCCGACCGATATCGACCGGGTCGATAGTAGCGCCTTGAACGAGCTGCCACCCCTTCCAACACTCGTCTTATTTTTGTACGACTAG